GGAAGGAGGAAAAGGAAACTGGCATCGGGAGATTCATGTACTGCAACTGCAAAGAAGTTAATCAAAACATGTAGTACTACTGAAACTGCAAAGAAGTTAATCAAAACTGGTGATTTTGTTTGGGCAAAACTGCCTTCAACTTCCTACCTCTGGCCtgtaaaaatagaaaaagtGGATATTTCAGATGATCATGAAGAATATCATGTGTATTGTAAGGCAGATACTGTAATGTaagttaattaattttatataatgtttttattgtaaaagaatttataaatattgtcatctTTCTTAAATTATAGTTGGTGTAAACAAGTGTCAGAATGATaaagcattatatatatattcaaataaggATTTGCATTAAATAACTAAAtaacattcatatttttgaattttttttataaaaacaatatttcagcCTCCTTTTAAGGTTCTCCaatcctcagcctcaaagtatatgtttttcatcttaaaaatgttatttatccttcaaactttataaatgaaataaaaagaaatttttaggtggtatccatgcattttacaaagttattgcaaatttgcccatgatggatataatgaaataaatatacaatttgaggggggggggggggggggggaaaggTTGTACCAGTACATCGGTGGCTCGAACCCCTTTACCTATATTTAGTAGATCTCCATTGATCCACTAAGCCAAACATTTCGTTGAATGACTGATTGTAATACTAACACTAGAAGActaattaaatttttctatataaaaggcagatttatggtgcgaattaaaaaaaaaatggataatttagagttatcgaacatggctgaggatcggagatcgttaaggtagttttgtaaaattgagctagtttcttttttgtaaaatttcttaGATACAAGACCAGAcaggtagaaatatttcttgaaaacatgGAGATATGGAAAGCAAAAGGAGAATGTAATGAGttaaacatacatttaaaatgaattgaaattgttgtttgtttcggttttttttttttcaatttggtcATCTGAGACTGACCTATTGCTATGTTTATAAGTTCATGTCGTGCATCAATCATATTATATAGCTTAAAAATTCATATGTGTAAGCTGCTTCTTATAATCTACAAAGCAAATATTATCATATTCATGATATTGATGTGTTACATCTTTTGACAATACTTATAGAAAACTTTATTCCTTAAATTTATGATCCATAGGCACCAAAATTTTATGTGAAAACTTTTGATTGAATGCAggttttgaatttgtattggCTTCTTGCTGATTTTTAGCAGACAAACTACTGTGGTTCATCAATTTTTGTTGCATCATCAATTTCCtggattttgtaaaattagGTTTACAAATTGCAGGTCATCGTACCTTTATGCCAATTTTATCATATTCCTCGAGTAGTACTAgttgtaaatgttaaaatacaaaataataataataaaaaactcaAATTACTAGTAAAGAAACATGTCATATTTCTATATGACATGTCTATATTTCTATCTTTCTATCAAATTTGCATCTGATCCATTCTTTAATGTTTTAGACTCTGATCCAGATTTGGCAGGAAAGCTGATGACCCTAGTGTAAATCAATATCATCCAAAAATTTCAGCTAATCTATCGGTTCAAATTATCAAAAGGCAAATTTAGACAATTATCATTATGTCtcaataaaagaaattgttttttatcgCAAACCTTTCATGATAACAATCAAAATGGGATGCAAATAACCAATTAGCAATTTTGTAATGGATTGTCATCCCTACTTAATGGCAGATTTATATTGTGTTTATGAAGCAAAGGcatttagttttgcattaaaaacaCAATAAGAAAGTTAATTCATTGCTTTGAcaattgtatgaaaataaaaagctgAGCTAGGATATATATGCAAGTGATTTCAGACTACataaattcctttttatttaatctgAAAATACGGTATTATACTCAGGTGACTGTTCATCATTCTTTTGTTGatttcatatgatatttttgatgTGTTGGTACTaatcatttaacattttaactTACATGTCATGAtcttaaggtagtccatccataactatcatatttcatatctaatagattgcaagtttgatcactaaaatcttagtgtgattttaaggagtttattaaataacaaagattcacctttgaaatattaaaaaaaaaattaatattaataactttatcatatgttgaagttaacattgaagtctatgggaaaaatgcatttttaaatatatttctttagtacaagtaattttctcacatttctcttggtaaaaagttgcaaaagttTTTCCTTTCTTCGAATATGCTAAAAACTTTCATAGTTaaccatacatattttaaaaatgcattttttaaaattttcccaaagggcagacaactcttttaaaaagttttaagtgcaaaaagttcatttaattgactacaAACATACAACCgagtttggtttatgtcagccTCATAATAGCTTTAAAATACGTTTTTGATGTAGTTTAGATCAATCAAAAGCGTTAAATTTGtcttagttatggatggactaccttaaggCTCAACTAAGcttttttgattaaaatcagtCTGTTGTATGTTGTCATCATTTGCATAACAATCGTCATATACTTTTATACATCATCTTCTTCAGAACCACAGAGCCAGTTTCAaataaacttggcacaaagcatccttgggACCGGGTTGAAATTTATGTTAAAGTATTCTCTGGTAgtaaacgtttttaaaaaagcCGGGAAATTAGAAAAAATTTGGACTGAAAAAACAAGCTTTTGTTTTCCATTTTAAGTAGGATGTTGACCTCTATTAATGCTAttaatctgaagaaaaaaaataatggatattGAGCTTCAAATAATTGGCtatttaaggaatgaactcTCCAAAACTTTTCAGATGAGTCTTCTTCAAAATGCTTACCACATGCATGAAAGGATTCAATTGAACTTTCAATTTCAGATATTTTGCggaaaaaaaatgcaacattGCAAGCATTTCAAAACGATGTCAAGTGGGCCTTGGAATCTATAGAAGCACAACCAGGTGAGAATTCTGACTATGCTAACTAGGGCAATAGTTGTCGGAAATTGATATCTGATGAAGATGACTCGGTTTATATTTTCTTCTGTAGGCGATCACCCTCATCAGTTAGATGTAGTAGAGTTTAATGGCAGAGAGTCATATAAAGGATCTGGTTCTGTTGATGCAGTGATAGAGTCTGTCCTTGAAGATGCATATGCAGGTGAGATATCTGACTATGCTAACTGAGGCAATAGTTGTTGGATATTGATATCTGATGAAGATGACTCGGTTTATATCTTCTTCTGTAGGTGACCACCCTCATCAGTTAGATGTAGTAGAGTTTAATGGCAGAGAGTCATATAAAAGATCTGGTTCTGTTGATGCAGTGATTGAGTCTGTCCTTGAAGATGCACATGCAGGTGAGATATGTGACTATGCTAACTGAAGCAATAGTTGTTGGATATTGATATCTGATGAAGATGACTCGGTTTATATTTTCTTCTGCTGTAGGCGATCACCCTCATCAGTTAGATGTAGTAGAGTTTAATGGCAGAGAGTCATATAAAGGATCTGGTTCTGTTGATGCAGTGATTGAGTCTGTCCTTGAAGATGCACATGCAGGTGAGATATCTTACTATGCTAACTGAAGCAATAGTTGTTGGATATTGATATCTGATGAAGATGACTCGGTTTATATCTTCTTCTGTAGGTGACCACCCTCATCAGTTAGATGTAGTAGAGTTTAATGGCAGAGAGTCATATAAAGGATCTGGTTCTGTTGATGCAGTGATTGAGTCTGTCCTTGAAGATGCATATGCAGGTGAGATATCTGACTATGCTAACTGAGGCAATAGTTGTTGGAAATTGATATCTGATGAAGATGACTCGGTTTATATTTTCTTCTGTAGGTGACCACCCTCATCAGTCAGATGTAGAGTTTAATGATGGAGAGTTGGATGAAGGATTGGGTTCTGTTGATGCAGTGATTGAGTCTGTCCTTGAAGATGCACATGCAGGTGAGATATCTTACTTTGCTAACTGAGGCAATAGCTGTTGGAAATTGATATCTGATGAAGATGACTCTGTTTATATCTTCTTCTGTAGGTGACCACCCTCATCAGTCAGATGTAGAGTTTAATGATGGAGAGTCGGATGAAGGATTGGGTTCTGTTGATGCAGTGATTGAGTCTGTCCTTGAAGATGCATATGCAGGTGAGATATCTGACTATGCTAACTGAGGCAATAGTTGTTGGATATTGATATCTGATGAAGATGACTCGGTTTATATCTTCTTCTGTAGGTGACCACCCTCATCAGTCAGATGTAGTAGAGTTTAATGGCAGAGAGTCATATAAAAGATCTGGTTCTGTTGATGCAGTGATTGAGTCTGTCCTTGAAGATGCACATGCAGGTGAGATATGTGACTATGCTAACTGAAGCAATAGTTGTTGGATATTGATATCTGATGAAGATGACTCGGTTTATATTTTCTTCTGTAGGCGATCACCCTCATCAGTTAGATGTAGTAGAGTTTAATGGCAGAGAGTCATATAAAGGATCTGGTTCTGTTGATGCAGTGATTGAGTCTGTCCTTGAAGATGCACATGCAGGTGAGATATGTGACTATGCTAACTGAAGCAATAGTTGTTGGATATTGATATCTGATGAAGATGACTCGGTTTATATCTTCTTCTGTAGGTGACCACCCTCATCAGTTAGATGTAGTAGAGTTTAATGGCAGAGAGTCATATAAAGGATCTGGTTCTGTTGATGCAGTGATTGAGTCTGTCCTTGAAGATGCATATGCAGGTGAGATATCTGACTATGCTAACTGAGGCAATAGTTGTTGGAAATTGATATCTGATGAAGATGACTCGGTTTATATTTTCTTCTGTAGGTGACCACCCTCATCAGTCAGATGTAGAGTTTAATGATGGAGAGTTGGATGAAGGATTGGGTTCTGTTGATGCAGTGATTGAGTCTGTCCTTGAAGATGCACATGCAGGTGAGATATCTTACTTTGCTAACTGAGGCAATAGCTGTTGGAAATTGATATCTGATGAAGATGACTCTGTTTATATCTTCTTCTGTAGGTGACCACCCTCATCAGTCAGATGTAGAGTTTAATGATGGAGAGTCGGATGAAGGATTGGGTTCTGTTGATGCAGTGATTGAGTCTGTCCTTGAAGATGCACATGGAGGTGAGATATCTTACTTTGCTAACTGAGGTAATAGCTGTTGGAAATTGATATCTGATGAAGATGACTCTGTTTATATCTTCTTCTGTAGGTGCCCAATCTCATCAGTCAGCTGTAGAGTTAAATGGTGGAGAGTCAGATAAAGGATCCATTTCTGTTGATGCAGTGATTGAGTCTCTTCTTGAAGATGCACAAAATGAAGAGTCAGATAAAGGATCACATGCAGGTGAGATTTCTGACTATGCCAACTAGTGCAATAGTTGATAGAATTTGATATCTGATGAAGATGactgtttatattttcttctgTAGGTGACCACCCTCATCAGTTAGATGTAGTAGAGTTTAATGATGGAGAGTCGGATGAAGGATTGGGTTCTGTTGATGCAGTGATTGAGTCTGTCCTTGAAGATGCACATGCAGGTGAGATATCTTACTATGCTAACTGAAGCAATAGTTGTTGCCTTGTTGGATATTGATATCTGATGAAGATGACTCGGTTTATATCTTCTTCTGTAGGTGACCACCCTCATCAGTCAGATGTAGTAGAGTTTAATGGCAGAGAGTCATATAAAGGATCTGGTTCTGTTGATGCAGTGATTGAGTCTGTCCTTGAAGATGAACATGCAGGTGAGATATCTTACTATGCTAACTAGGGCAATAATTGTTGGATATTGATATCTGATGAAGATGACTGTGTTTATATCTTCTTCTGTAGGTGACCACCCTCATCAGTCAGATGTAGTAGAGTTTAATGGCAGAGAGTCATATAAAGGATCTGGTTCTGTTGATGCAGTGATTGAGTCTGTCCTTGAAGATGCATATGCAGGTGAGATATCTGACTATGCTAACTGAAGCAATAGTTGTTGGAAATTGATATCTGATGAAGATGACTCTGTTTATATCTTCTTCTGTAGGTGACCACCCTCATCAGTCAGATGTAGAGTTTAATGATGGAGAGTCGGATGAAGGATTGGGTTCTGTTGATGCAGTGATTGAGTCTCTTCTTGAAGATGCACATGCAGGTGAGATATCTTACTTTGCTAACTGAGGCAATAGCTGTTGGAAATTGATATCTGATGAAGATGACTCTGTTTATATCTTCTTCTGTAGGTGCCCAATCTCATCAGTCAGCTGTAGAGTTAAATGGCGGAGAGTCAGATAAAGGATCCAGTTCTGTTGATGCAGTGATTGAGTCTCTTCTTGAAGATGCACAAAATGAAGAGTCAGATAAAGGATCACATAC
This portion of the Magallana gigas chromosome 7, xbMagGiga1.1, whole genome shotgun sequence genome encodes:
- the LOC117686329 gene encoding uncharacterized protein, whose translation is MGRRKRKLASGDSCTATAKKLIKTCSTTETAKKLIKTGDFVWAKLPSTSYLWPVKIEKVDISDDHEEYHVYCKADTVIYKTRQVEIFLENMEIWKAKGEYILRKKNATLQAFQNDVKWALESIEAQPGDHPHQLDVVEFNGRESYKGSGSVDAVIESVLEDAYAGDHPHQLDVVEFNGRESYKRSGSVDAVIESVLEDAHAGDHPHQLDVVEFNGRESYKGSGSVDAVIESVLEDAHAGDHPHQLDVVEFNGRESYKGSGSVDAVIESVLEDAYAGEISDYAN